A single window of Neisseria chenwenguii DNA harbors:
- the putP gene encoding sodium/proline symporter PutP: MNPMYITFSLYLIAVLLIGMAAYYSTRNFDDYILGGRSLGPFVTAMSAGASDMSGWLLMGLPGAVYLSGLSEAWIAIGLIVGAWLNWLLVSGRLRVHTEYANNALTLPDYFYHRFGAQGKAMKVISAVIILFFFTIYCASGVVAGARLFQSLFEGMSYETAIWLGAGATIAYTFIGGFLAVSWTDTVQATLMIFALILTPVMVYLSLGGADEMNAAIAAAAQANSKEYGSLFAGTTLLGIISTAAWGLGYFGQPHILARFMAAENVKSLSSARRIGMTWMIVCLAGAVAVGYFGIAYFGGHPEQIHALAGNNERIFIALATLLFNPWIAGVILSAILAAVMSTLSCQLLVCSSAITEDFYKGFLRPNAAQKELVWVGRVMVLCVSVIAILIAANPESKVLGLVSYAWAGFGAAFGPVVILSVFWKRMTANGALFGMVAGAVVCVLWANEVNPALKAAGMETLYEIVPGFIACWLTVWLVSLADKAPNTQVLEKFEKADAQYRAER; this comes from the coding sequence ATGAATCCGATGTATATCACTTTCAGCCTCTACCTGATTGCGGTGCTGCTGATCGGCATGGCCGCTTATTATTCTACGCGCAATTTTGACGACTATATCCTCGGCGGTCGCAGCCTCGGCCCGTTTGTCACTGCGATGTCGGCAGGCGCATCGGATATGTCGGGCTGGCTGCTGATGGGTTTGCCGGGTGCGGTGTATTTGAGCGGTTTGAGCGAAGCTTGGATTGCCATCGGTTTGATCGTCGGCGCGTGGCTCAACTGGCTGCTGGTGTCCGGCCGCTTGCGCGTGCACACCGAATACGCCAACAATGCGCTGACGTTGCCGGATTATTTCTACCACCGCTTCGGTGCACAGGGAAAAGCGATGAAGGTGATTTCTGCCGTGATTATCCTGTTTTTCTTCACGATTTACTGCGCTTCGGGCGTGGTCGCAGGCGCGCGGCTGTTTCAAAGCCTGTTTGAGGGCATGAGCTATGAAACGGCAATTTGGCTGGGCGCAGGCGCAACGATTGCCTATACCTTTATCGGCGGCTTTCTGGCGGTAAGCTGGACGGATACAGTGCAGGCGACTTTGATGATTTTTGCGCTGATTTTAACGCCGGTAATGGTTTATCTTTCGCTGGGAGGTGCGGACGAGATGAACGCCGCCATTGCCGCAGCGGCGCAGGCCAACAGCAAGGAATACGGCAGCCTGTTTGCCGGTACGACGCTGTTGGGCATTATTTCCACCGCCGCGTGGGGCTTGGGCTATTTCGGTCAGCCGCATATTCTGGCGCGCTTTATGGCGGCGGAAAACGTGAAATCTCTGAGCAGTGCCCGCCGCATCGGCATGACGTGGATGATTGTTTGTCTGGCCGGCGCGGTGGCAGTCGGCTATTTCGGCATCGCCTATTTCGGCGGCCACCCCGAGCAGATTCATGCGCTGGCAGGCAACAACGAGCGCATTTTTATTGCTTTGGCAACGCTGCTGTTCAACCCGTGGATTGCAGGCGTGATTTTGAGCGCGATTCTGGCGGCGGTGATGTCCACATTGTCGTGTCAGCTTTTGGTGTGTTCCAGCGCGATTACCGAAGACTTCTACAAAGGCTTTCTGCGCCCGAATGCCGCGCAGAAAGAATTGGTGTGGGTTGGCCGCGTGATGGTTTTGTGTGTCTCCGTCATTGCGATTCTGATTGCCGCCAATCCCGAAAGCAAAGTGCTGGGGCTGGTGTCTTACGCTTGGGCGGGCTTCGGCGCGGCGTTTGGGCCGGTGGTGATTCTGTCGGTATTCTGGAAACGCATGACCGCCAACGGCGCGTTGTTTGGCATGGTTGCCGGTGCAGTTGTGTGCGTATTGTGGGCAAACGAAGTCAATCCCGCCTTGAAAGCAGCCGGTATGGAAACGCTGTACGAAATCGTTCCGGGTTTCATCGCCTGCTGGCTGACTGTTTGGCTGGTGTCGCTGGCTGATAAAGCACCAAATACGCAAGTTTTGGAAAAGTTTGAAAAAGCTGACGCACAATACCGCGCCGAACGGTAA
- the dacB gene encoding D-alanyl-D-alanine carboxypeptidase/D-alanyl-D-alanine endopeptidase: MNIGKTLCSFLFIAAGAASAADLDFGRIRPDEISVYVQELDSGKVIADHRADALMNPASTMKLITAFAAFRALGKDYRWTTELKSSGNIANGVLNGDIYWVGSGDPVLDQDGLTAMQQQLRDKGIRKIRGQIALDRSLWGDVKNSAEFASDAGRTFMTPPDPNMLAYKTVALKPERNALGDIEIATNPPLPEIPLENKIVLVDGSTACKSPDRYIRASYTGGVLRVSGKMPESCLSKEMLVNMLGIREFAGKSFVNQWRQAGGEISDGLKTAAAPNGAKTLAAHQSKPLADILADMNIYSNNLIARSVFLKLGRDRNAETALSQARRAVRLELGTAGVDAGGLVMENGAGLSRQSRLSAKMMAQLLEKAYFSPFSQEFIQTLPRAGMDGTLKTRFKQAGANLRLKTGTLKNVRALAGYKLGSKPLLVVAIINSPNSDGLLKDLDKLVSKIALPGGESWFEAQISCEKRQRV; this comes from the coding sequence ATGAACATCGGAAAAACACTCTGCTCATTCCTGTTTATCGCCGCCGGTGCCGCATCTGCGGCGGATTTGGATTTCGGGCGCATCCGTCCGGACGAAATCTCGGTTTACGTTCAAGAACTCGACAGCGGCAAGGTCATCGCCGACCACCGCGCCGATGCCCTGATGAACCCCGCTTCCACCATGAAGCTCATTACCGCCTTTGCCGCTTTCCGCGCTTTAGGCAAAGACTACCGCTGGACGACCGAACTCAAAAGCAGCGGCAATATCGCAAACGGCGTGTTAAACGGCGACATTTACTGGGTCGGCAGCGGCGATCCCGTGCTCGACCAAGACGGCTTAACCGCCATGCAGCAGCAGTTGCGCGACAAAGGCATCCGCAAAATCAGAGGCCAAATCGCGCTCGACCGCAGCTTGTGGGGCGATGTGAAAAACTCTGCCGAATTCGCCTCCGACGCAGGGCGCACATTCATGACTCCGCCCGACCCGAATATGCTCGCCTACAAAACCGTCGCGCTCAAACCCGAGCGCAATGCGCTGGGCGACATCGAAATCGCCACTAACCCGCCGCTGCCCGAAATTCCATTGGAAAACAAAATCGTGCTGGTCGACGGCAGCACCGCGTGCAAATCGCCCGACCGCTATATCCGCGCGAGCTACACCGGCGGCGTATTGCGCGTTTCCGGAAAAATGCCCGAAAGCTGCTTGAGCAAAGAAATGCTTGTCAATATGCTTGGCATCCGCGAATTTGCTGGCAAAAGTTTTGTCAACCAATGGCGGCAGGCCGGCGGCGAAATTTCAGACGGCCTCAAAACCGCCGCTGCACCAAACGGCGCGAAAACGCTGGCCGCGCACCAATCCAAACCGCTGGCCGATATTCTGGCCGACATGAACATCTATTCAAACAATCTCATCGCCCGTTCCGTGTTCCTCAAATTAGGCCGCGACCGCAACGCCGAAACCGCGCTCTCTCAAGCCCGCCGCGCCGTCCGGCTAGAGCTGGGCACCGCCGGCGTTGATGCCGGCGGATTGGTGATGGAAAACGGCGCCGGCCTCTCCCGCCAATCGCGCCTGAGTGCCAAAATGATGGCGCAGCTTTTGGAAAAAGCCTACTTCAGTCCGTTTTCCCAAGAGTTCATTCAAACCCTGCCGCGAGCAGGTATGGATGGCACGCTGAAAACCCGCTTCAAACAAGCCGGCGCCAACCTGCGTCTGAAAACAGGCACGCTGAAAAACGTGCGCGCGCTGGCAGGCTACAAACTCGGCAGCAAACCCCTGCTGGTCGTCGCCATCATCAATAGCCCGAATTCAGACGGCCTGTTGAAAGATTTGGATAAACTGGTTTCCAAAATCGCCCTGCCGGGCGGAGAGAGCTGGTTTGAGGCGCAGATAAGCTGTGAGAAACGGCAGCGGGTTTAA